DNA from Pirellulales bacterium:
GGACGGCAATTTGGTATGTGCGATGTACATTTCCAGGTTTGCCATACACGGTATTGTCATCCATTGCAATTGAGACCTGGGAAAGTTTGGAATACCGCATATTCTCCAGTCATATCCAAAAGTACGTGCTGGCCCTGTTGCATTCGGCGTTTGGTCGCCCGATTGAGGACCGGGCGATCAGGCGCTGACAGACTACTCGATGCCTCGTTCCTGAGGTTCGCTGCCGCTACTCAAACATCCCGTCGGGCATCCCTTCGACGTTGCGAACGATCACGCGCTTGATGCTGTCCCACGCGACGGCGGTCATCGTAATCGTGCCATCGGCGGCCTGGTTTGCAAACAGCCCGTGAGTATCGCACGAGTGATGCTCATCGAACCAATCGGGAACCATCATCGCGCCGCCATCGAGATGCAGTTCAATGACGGCGCCGTGTTCTTTTTCATCCCACAGCTTTCGCAGCAGCAAACAGAGTTGCGGAACATTGGTCGAATAGCGCATGGAATAATCTCCCGTGTCTTCTGGCATCGGCAGCGCTTCGGAGTCGTCTGCCACTCTGCTAGAGTCGATACCGGTGTACTGGCTCTCATCGGCGACCGGTGGGATGAAAAATTTGGTCCCACAGTGCGGGCATTCGCCCGCTTTACCTTGCAACCGCGCCGGCCCTGTAAGCCGATGGCCGTTCGGACAGAGAAAGGCGATCAACGGTTCGGCGCTCGCCGCCTGCAGTTGCTCGTCGCGCAATTGCAATTCCCCCGAGTCCGATTGGCGAGCTGGCTTCGGCGAGCTTTCCGATCCATTGGCCGAAAGGGATTCGGCTGTGACTCCACTCATTGCCGGCACCCGCAGACGCACGTTGCAGCGCGGACAACTGGCCGTCCGTCCGGCGCGGTCGTCCGGCGCGGTCACTCGATGGCCGTTCGGGCATAAGAATTCGATGGCCATTGCGCCGCAAACCAGCAATAAGGAAAAGAGATCGCCTACTTGTATGGTATCATGCAAAGCAGTGGAATGTAGTCCTTCCGCGCCGCGAAAACAGGGCGATGCCGAGATGGTTGGCTTTCAAGGGCCACGTGGGTACGAAAATCCGCAATCAATTGGAAATCGACGTTATCGTTCAGCAGGCGACGACTATCCGCTGGCGTCGTTGCAAGCATTGGAAGCCAAAGAGCGAAGTTTCGCGGCGCAATCCGGCTAACTTGCAGTCTCGTCCGCCAGCCACTTGAGATAAGGCGCACTGCCGGCGATCACCGGCAGAACCAGGATTTCGGGCACATTGTAGCTGTGCAACTTGCGGATGACCGCTTCGACCGCCTCGAAAAGCTCGCGGCGGGTTTTGATCCAACATTGCCACTCGACCGCCGTTTCGATTGTCCCGTTCCAGCGGTAAACGCTCTCGATCGGGCCGACAAGATGCAC
Protein-coding regions in this window:
- a CDS encoding divalent-cation tolerance protein CutA; this encodes MSDFIQVLTTVGEQDESRRIADALIEQRLAACVHLVGPIESVYRWNGTIETAVEWQCWIKTRRELFEAVEAVIRKLHSYNVPEILVLPVIAGSAPYLKWLADETAS